The DNA sequence ATACTTAACAATGTTGAATGGCGCTTCCATGACAGCGTAGGAGAGCGGTGTACAATCCCGAATACgactttctttgttcggGTCCGCGCCATGGTCCAGGAACCAGTCGAGAAGCTCTACATCTTCAAAGGCGTAGCTACAATGGTCGTTAATCACGATATAGCATAACGACATCGCTTCCATACTCACACTAATGCGGATGGAACGAGACTATCGATATCCGTATTGATATCCCATCCATGAGACAGGAACAGCTTAAGTGTAGCATAATCCTTTTTTTGTGTCGCAAGGAGAAAGTGTCCAGGTGTCGCTACTTGTAGGCCACTGTCCAGGATTTCAGTGACTTTAGGATGGTCTCCAGCTTTGATGGCAAGGCTAAGCTGGTTGCACGGATTCGCCATAGTAACTAATTTGGTAGCTTGATAGAACCTAATACCTACTATGGCGAGTCGCGGCTTATAAGGCAGAATGAATCACGTGTTTATTTATATCTGACACATCTAAGCGCCTCTCCATCATTAGGGCAACGTGCATTATAGTTCACGCTGTGGCGCAAAGGAGATATTGGATATTCATAGACGTTCTGGGAATCGCTCTTTCACAGTGTCTTACCCTAAGTATTAAAATTATACCGTAGGATAAATTTATAGTCCAATTGAAACGGTCTCTGTCAGAAGCAGTCCCTCTCACATCAAGACACCAATGTATCACAAAGAAGCTATTGAATATGTCAGGTATAGCAGCCCGTTTACAATGGACTGTCTCTTTGCCAGCCCGGAGCACCCTTGGACTGCTAGTGATTAGCGCCATAGCATATATGTATATTTCGTTCGTCAGTGACTTGAATCTCAATAGGACTTCAGTCAGGATAAACCAGGACTAGATTGTTTGGCGGAGACCTCTTATAGATCCCTCGTGAACCTGAAAGAGGTGTGTATGACCAAGAATATATCTTGCATTCAACCTAGCTTCCAGCGCCGGGTCAACGGACTCGGAGGCAAATGCTCCATGTCGTAATGGATCGAGATAAAATAAAGGAGTAGAAAGGACATGTACCCAGCTTTGACGTGGTCAGGCTGGTTTTGATGTGTTAGTGAGCGAGATAGGAGTCTGGATTGACAATATCTACGAGGTGAAAGTAACCGTATATTCTCATCGTCAGGTTTTATCTTCGCAAGTCTCGAACggtaataatattaatcAATAAATTGAGGTATCTCATAGACATGCAActatatactactagtagttatGCTTGATAATCAGTACCAAGTCTTTCTTCACGACAGGATTCCACTCATCGACTGCAAAAGTTCTCTGTCAGCTGGATATTCGGGATATACTAATTATTCTAATGAACCGATGCCCCCTTCACCAAATTCAATCATTACTACGCCCCCTGACCTATTGCTAAAGGCAAGGATGCCATATTTGCTAAAGGAAACTTCCCATGAACGAAGACTGATGCCGCCTGGACCCCATTCAGGTGGAAGTAAGATAATCTTCTGCACTCCATCATGTACCCAGCCGTCACTGTAGTGAATGCCCTCGCCCACTTGCCCAGAGCAAGCGTAAGAATTATCGGGGATAGAATCGATCAAAAATCGCCCTTGATGGGTATAGAGACAGGTCCCGTCATCGGAAAATGTCATTTGAAGGATCGGTTTGGCTGGTTGAATGGtgcctttctttgtccctgTGGCGGTCTCCCATAAATGAACCACTCCCCtcacatcaccatcatcatcataatAATATTTCGCTGTCGCAATCCAAAAGTTGTCTGGAGAAATTGCTAAACAATCGGCCCCTCCTTTGAGAGGGAGAGGCGCTGATCGCAGATGCTAAATGAGGCTGCCTGACGTGTTCATTCGGTTTTCAGCTCCAGCCTTCTTAGTATGCATTAGTCGCCAGCCTGCATCAATAGTTAGATCCATCACATTGATCGATATACCAACTACATGGTTCTATTGAGATGGCGATCTCCTTGTGGGTCAGGACTCAGGAATGAATAAATCCGTCCATAGTTTTATAAGCACCCAACATCCATAGGACTGCTATACAGTTCCACCCTTTTGCCATCATCTATATCACGATACCGATACGGAACTACGTAACAGGACCCAATGCGACATTATCATTGAGGATATGTATGATCATACATTTCCCAACTCATACCACGCAGAGTCCGTTAGCGCTGCGGGAAACATTGTGTCATGTCTGGCTCCACAGATGGCTGATATCTTACCCAATTGAGATCTGGATGCGGGAGCGAAAAAAcgaaaggcaaaaaaaaaaaagaaatgcttccgatgcggggaatcgaaccccgagctgcTGTGTGAGAGACAGCGATGTTAACCATTACACCACATCGGATGGTTGTTGAATTTTCTTATCTTTATTTTGGTAAATAAACCAAAATAATACTGATATTTCGTCTTCACATCTGGATGAACAAGTTTCTTGATGAACTCTCCCACCTAGATAGACTAGAAGTGCTACATACTTTCAGGTATATATGTGCTCAGTCTATACCCGTTCCATAAGTACATGGTACAGTACCTTCGAGCCTTGAGCCTTGAGCCAACCAACACTCCAATATGTCTGCGGTTTGCATTAATATATATGTAGACCTTTCATAAATATATAGCAGCACTATCGAACACTAAACTCTGTCCATAGTAGTCGCCTGCAGGATACTTAATAGTGAAATACAACGCTTGGCCCACTATTCAGATAGAAACATGTGCATAAAAACCTTAATCAAATTACTAGGTGCTATAACCCCGAAGACGCCGCTTGATCATCCAAAAAATCTACACTCGTGCAAGAATCCATTCCGCAATGTCATCGGCAAACTCTTGCCTATTCTCTGGTAGATCCGCATGAAGCACATGACTCCAGCCTTCATAAGACTTGAACTTCCGGTCCGCAACCTTGCCAGTCTGCGCATCAAACCAGCGCTTGCTCGCATCATGACTGGTGACCTGGTCCCCCGTACCATGGGCCACATAGACAGACCGAACCCCATCATTCAGCTTGAGCTTACCAGAAGTTAAATCGGCGGCACGGTCGAGCATGTTCGCAAACATCTCCAGCGTACCGACACAAGGGTTTAACGGATCATTCTTCAGCAATTGCTGCACGGCGGGGTCCCGCACAATCGTTTCGACCTTCATCGGCTGGGTAATCTGGAAGCGAGGCAGTAGTTTACCTGCCAACCGACCGAGAACGACCGTGATGATACTTGGTTCCTGCTCAGCGTCGAGTCCGATAAACGGTGCCTCGAGCATGATACCCCCCAAGCGGGAAACAAGACCCTGATACTTGGGCGTAGAGGCTAACGTCGCAACTAGTCCGCCGCCCATTGAGTGGCCCATCACGAAAACGGGAACAGACGGTTTCGCTTCGAGTTGGACCTCGATGAACGCTGCAAAATCGGCCAGGATGGCAGCGGTCGGGCCCGTGTTCCCGCGGTCGGCCTTGGTTTTGACCGACTGGCCCCAACCGCGCTGGTCAATGCCCGTACAGAAGATCCCACGGCGGGCTAGAGATGGAAACAGATCAAACGTGTTGTTGATGTGGTCGCTAAAACCATGGAAATGGACCAGGCGGGCCACGGGAGCAGCGCTACTCGGCTGTACATGCGAATTAGTATTATACCAAGAATAGCGCCAGCGGAGACTCTGAACTCACTGCCCATGTCTTCTGGTAGACGGACAAGCCGTCGGGCAGCTTAAACTGGGTTTCGGTGATGTCGATGTCGGCCATGGAGAATGATGTTTCACGGAGGTGTAATGTAGAAGTTGGCATcggagggagaagacggaTGGAGTTTCTGGATTCCTCGCGATCGGCGGGTGATGGATTAGTGATCCCTCTTGGCTTTTCAACTGCACTGAAATCTTCCTACTGGTATAAGCGAGTTAGGTCAACCTATTCTTCGGAGTATGCGCTCTTTTATAAGGGTATGTTAGTAATAAGAGTGATAAGATATTAACCTTTTTCTGAAACCCCTTCCCCCCCGAGAATTGTTAAGGCATGTATTTACCACTGCTTATTTGGACCTCGGCACGATTCTTCCACTCGTGCTCTCCAGCATATACCTTCATAGACCATAAGAACCAAGCTTCTTTGTACATACGTTCTCATATACATGAGATCCCTTGATCTCTCCTTTGGATAATTCCATAGACAACCGAACAATCAACCCTGGAGCCTTTTCTTATCATCTTTAACCTCGCAGCTTCCCACATAGCAAACCTCATGATGGCGCCACTAATTGCTCGTTTAATATACGATATCCGTAGATTTCGGAGACTCCTTGTGACGGGCTCATAGATATATGGGCTTTAAATTCATGTTAAATGACCCTTTTATATAATACTGAAGGATTTTCTAAGTTACCCTAGTTTAGAAAAACATGTATTCCAACGCTCTCacgaggggaaaaaaaaaaggcatgAAGTACAAAAACAAcaatggagaaaagaagtagACCTATACAAGCTCTAGTACCACCGTCTTAAGTGTAGATTAGGCGCTGTGCTCGTCTTGATGAATTTACCCCCGCCATGGTCGGAGTCAGGGCTTTCGTGGATCAGCATAGGGAGGGGGCGTGTTCTAAACCCTACGCCGCCTACAGCCCTAATCCTATCAAGACCGACGCAACTTCGATAATGGGAGACGTTAAAAGGGAAAGGTGGATACACAACTAGGTTTGAGTTGAAGATAGTAATGTTAGATGTATTCGGGCTTGCTTCATTGGCTATTCCATCCCGGTAGCTAGAGCGGAGGATATAAGGGCTGAGATGGGATAGAATTATAGAAACATTCCCAGAGTTGACATATCCTAGAAAGGATAGCCACCTTGCAGAGAGTAGCTGGCTATGTTAGCAAGGTCTATTATTCGACTATGCCGAGATCGAGGGATAACTTCCGGCGCTATGCATGGTTTGTATATAAAAACTCGGATCGAATGAGTAGCTCACTAGGGATCGTCACACATGTAACTATAGGAATTGACAGAACTTGTCGATGACCCCTACTCAACCTCCCTTATTGCAGAACATTAATGCAGCCGGTATCGGTACGAGGCTTAGCTCCCCCGACTGCCAGCTCATTAGACTTGAtggcgaaaaagaaaggtacgCTCGAGACAAAAATAGAGACCGAgacatatatatagaattCGTATACCTTCTGGTAGACACGAACGTCCCCACCAAGTGGCCCAGCCGTAACCTTCATCATTTTATTGTTGACGGAAATTGAAACTCATCTGGTGAAAAGGCATTCTCTCCAGTTTCCTTGGTGGTAACACGAACATCGTCGAGCCCAAATGAAATAACCTTAGTGTCAGAATCACCCGAGGGGATATAATCGCGCCCTATGGCGAGGTGAACTTCTGCAGTGCTCTGCTCATATTGGAGTCATCTTATCTGGATCCATTCGTAGCCCAGGTAGTAAAGGCTCCTGTCAGGTCGTTTGTAGAGTAGGACCGGATTTTCAACGTTGTAAGTTTTATATACTATCTTAAGGCGTCTGCTGACTGTTTCACCTAGCTGCTAACTGACGAGACATACAGATCCGGAACTTGGAGTTACAAATCACTACCAACCAGACCGGACTCGCTATCCGATCGTGAACTACCCACATGCCGCCGTTGAATTGACTGGCGTCTATAAGACCTTTCAAGCCATTGCCAACGATACAAATGCCTATGAAGAAGGCGCAGCCAAAGTTTCAAGGGTAGCAGACCCGATACCTATCCGTACCATGTTGCTAACCTGTCTGTAGTTACTGCTGGGGCAGAAATACCCTCTCCTGATTCATTGGGAAAACGACATCTACGGTGTTCGAAAGACTACCACCCAGGACCATTAcgccgatgatgatatcctttaCGCCGGCAAGGATAAACCACCAAAGATCATGATTATGCTTGAAACAGTCGACAAAAAgtataaaaagaaacatataGGAAGCGGGTGCAAAGTCGTCCCCTGGATTTATGACAACGAGGGCAGAAGTCTGGGGAATCTAGTAGACCATCATCACTCTATACGGACCCACGACTTGGGTGACTATGAACCCCCACCTCTCGATATTAGGCATGTTCgcttggaagagaaggtgacCTGCTTtatggatggaaagaagctACAAATTGAGTACTTCAATGATACACTTGAGAGACACGATCCAGCCACGGTTTTTGCCCACACCGACGATAAAGAAAATCAACCTTTCAAGCACTTTGTGTTTACAAATATCTGAAGGTGCAACGGTTGCTTTACTTTCCATAGATTAATATAGTTGCAAATGAAACCTGGTCATACCCTAGTATGTCTGAGTGTGGTTCTATCCTGATAAGATGTATGTATCGAAGGTCTGTGCCTTCTGGGCTGGTTTAAGTATGAAACTCAGCTCTGAGAGGGCTGTGAGGCGCGAACCTACGGTCTATGAACGAATTACTATTCATTGGGTTACGTTAAAGGGATTGTTACGGTTGAATTGTAGAAACTAAGTTCCGAAAGCATTCAGTATAGGGCTTCTAGAAATTAGACCCTAACGGCGGATACGTAGAGTACCATCACCCCCAAAACACCGTCAAATTGACCTCAGTCAATCATTATTAAATTTTGATACAAACATATAATACAAAAGTGGGGTATTTCAGTTCCATATATGCACGACAATCGTCATATACACCTCAACGCCAATCAGGCCATAATATCATCTTATGGCATCCCATCTCATTCCAATCGAATTTCCCATGAGAGTAATCTGACAGATCCTCAATTGACTACTATCTCAAGCCTTGTTCTCattcctctccctctccttttccttcttcagctccaccCCAAACTTCTCCCCCAGCACACTTCCCACCCAagcttcaacctcatcttccagctcctTATCCACCTTCGTcacatctccaccatcaccataGAATCCCCTCCTCACAAACCTCCTCATATCATCAACCCCGTTGATATCCAGCGCACACAGGATACCCCCAGTGCCCGCCATGCCCAAGGAAAGCACATTCAGCGTCGCCAGATTCAGCGCCTCAAAGGCTTCCGCACCGCCGCTGACGTCGGGCTTATGGTAGAGAGAGGAGGTATAGAAAGGTGGGACGGAGGCGAGATAGCGTCTGTTTAAGGCGCGGCGGGTGCTCCACAGCGAGAAGGCGAAAATGGTGAGGCCGCCGAGTAGAAGTTTGTATTTTGTTTGGGGGTTGATGAATTTCAGTTCAGGTTCGGATTCGggtctttggttttggggttgtggtggagattGGCTAgtttgtgttgttgtttgttgtgaGGGTGCTTGGTCTGATGGGATTTCAGGGGTTTGGGGAGGGCCCCggcggaagaaggagaacatCTTGTTGTTGTAAAATGATAGTAGAAAGATAGTTCTTTGCGCTGGTGACAGTAGAGATGCCGATTGGTAGGAATTGTGGTCTTAGTGTGCTTAGGTTCAAGTGAGCTCTGCGAGGGGAAATCGAGGCGGATGGAGCGGAGATCTGAAGCTAAAATGCGGAGTTCGTGAGATTGCACTAGTCATGTGACTTATGCCTTAGGCAGGTATATTTTGGCTGCTGGAAGCGTCTGGAAACACTTTTTGAGTCATCTGGTCCATAATGCCTTGTAGACAAACCAGAGCTGTCTCTAACTATCGTAGTATGTGCATTGCCATTTGGTGGCTATGATACAAAACCGTAGCATACCCCAAATGCGGCAGGTCAAGGCGCTCAGCGGTCACCTCGTTTAATATgaataagagaaagaaagattatGTGCTGTGCATAGCCACCCAGTATATACTAGTATCCAACGCCAAAGCCCATAGATAATGATCATATAACCCGGGATTCAAATGTGTAGATTCGCCATATTCTGTGCATCTGGCTCTTAACCCAAGTCTGCTGTTCGTCAGACAAACACAGGTCAGGCGAGCAAAGATACTCAAGTTCAGACCGAATTAACCAGCCACCAAGAAGGGGGGCCGTCTGTTGATGGGCCAAAGTCACCCGGCGCTCCTCAGCTTCGGGATACTCAACCTTGGAGGGGTCCAGATGAACAGACATTGTCTGGCTGCCTAGGAAGAAGGGAACTGCAGCGCAGATATCGGTGGCCATTTCTCTGATAGTAGATACCACTGCTTCAACCCTGTCCGGAGTACCAAGGTTCGGGAGCAGACGGAGACagttgaggatgatgttttGGACAACAATCCGAGATTCCCGATAGGTATTCCATGTGCTCCCAATCCACATCTCTGTGTAACAATCGCACCTGTTTTTGAACATACCTGCGTCTCGAACAGACCGGGGTATCATGGTTGCCGGCACTGGGGCCCAATGTTTGGGAAGAGCCCACGTCCAGGCACGAAGTTTGCTGTCGAGAACCATAGCTAAGGAATAGATGCGATTGATTTCATCTGCGCCGTATAACTCTGGTTGCGATGCGAACTTATCCCACACCTGCCTAAGATTTACTAATTCAGTTGCGGCCGCTGTTAGCTGTGAGGATGCAGACTGAGGTATTGGTGCTGCCATGGGCCACACGTCTGGCATTTCGATGGTCGGATAAGCCGGTCCCGTGGAGGCTTTAATCTAGAACAGACTATCAGCAACAGTACCAGTGACTTTCAGAGTTCATAACCAACAATTTGACACTGGATTGAATTTGTTACTATTTGAGAATTAGTGTCCTCACTCTGTGGCATGTACCCGCTGTTGACCAAGGCAATCGCCCCTTGCAGATGAGTTTTTGTTGCAATTCTGTGCTCCTTAACAGCAGAAAATTCCTAGTATCATCATTAACCCTAAGCATCAGATAAGCATCGAAGCTCTTCAGACTCACCTCATAGacagaaagtaaaagaacTGCCATTATAGTCTCGAACACATTTTCACCAAGGTTACCCTGTAAGGCTACTCTTGTCTTTGACAAAGCTCTCACGAAGAACTGCTCTGCTAAGCGGAGGAATGAGCGATTCCCTGTCCAGGCAGAGACAGAGAACAATGACACAGCTAGTGTACCCAGATACAAAGGAGTTCCAGGCCGAGCATTGAAGTATCGATCGGGCAAAAGCTCCATAAATCCGATCCGAATGAGAGGGTCCCTCGGCTGATAAAGATAGGAattgaagaacaaagaggtAACTGTACTCTCCCAAGGCAGGCACAAACTGCTTGGAACATTAGGGCTTAGAGCTCCCACAACGTTTACGGAGACGGGCGTATTAACCACCTCGGGagagctcaaggatgatgtaGTGGATGCAGGGGAAGGCGACGCAGTCGTCTCAGACGCAGTCAATGTAGGAGACAGCTCTTTCGAACCCTCTTTGCATTTTGTGGTACTAACTGCCTTGGTCTTAGAGATATTACTTTTCTTGCGTTGGAAGGCCGTTCGATCTCTTAGCATAACATCGAGCGGGTGCGGATATCCGGGACATGTCCGGCCAGTCCGGACACAGGCCCTACAGTGAGGACGAGTTTCGTCGCACTGCAGCAATTAGTACGATGCCAGTCCCAGATACTATGCGCACACACTGCATACCTTAATATGTCTAGATCGACAATTTTGACAGCCCGTGCTAGGCTTTCCACGGTAAACCATGATGACAGCACAGGGTAATTTTGATCATGTGTGGATATCAAGAAAGCGATAAGTGAGATTAGGCTTTAGTAATTATGGATTCGATGCATAGATCCAGTAGTATGTACAACACGCAACTTGAAATTCCTCAGCGAGGTCGCTCATCGAGACTCTAATTAACAAGGTGTATTGATAATCGAGCGATGCTTATTATAAAGTAAGCTGGAGCCTAGAAATACTGACATAAGGAGTCATTGGATCGTGTTCTTTGGACAAAGAAGAGTCTCGACCCAAAGTGGCTTGGCTGATCGCTCACGTGGTGGATGAGTCAGGAACCTCTGGCTATCTTATCGGCGAGATAATCAAATGACATCACTCTGTTTATGTATCTAAACATGTTCAAAAAGTAAAGGACTATTATCTTCGAGCTATGGACACATGGAAAATTCTTTTGGGAATCTCAAAGCACAAGAGGGAATCAACAATAAATCATCAGCATATCTCATTACCAATCATTACCTTCCTCCGTCATGTCAAACGTAAACCGAAAAATTCATATCACCCATATCGAATCATACAATCATAAAATCATTGAACCATAcgccaagaaaaccaagtcGAATGCACCATGCAGTCTGCCAACAGAGTGGACAGCTCTCCAAGACACAAGGAGTTGCGCCAAGGGAAACAGGCCCCAAGAATGTCGGTTATCATTGCATTGACCCCGTTGTAATCAGCATGTCTGCTCGACCCGGCCGATGAAAGCGATCAATGCCAAGATGTTCTTTGCCGTCACGTCCCACATAGATTCCAAAGCCATACATAGGATGGTCCCTGTCTCCAGGAGGTGCCACGACTAGTCGCGTAACAAGATCAGCTTTGCTCCGAGGCTCACGAAGTATTTTATCCGAGAGTAGAGGGCTCTGGTAGAGGAAGCTTATCTGATCGGCGAGCGTGCTAATATCATGGGGCAGGTAGCGGCGACGACCGGGCCAAATACACAAAAACGACACTGTATATAATGCGCAAAACGCAACCATAGCGTAGAATGCTGGCATGAGGGCGGCAATGCGGATTTCGCTTTGTGAAGGGTAGTTGAGTGCGATAAAGACACCACCAGCTAAAATGGGAATAGCGGCCGAGGCAACGCTCATGAAGGAGATCCAGGCCACCTTATAGTGTTTGTTGAGGATAGCCAGTACGGTCACATGGAAGGGGAAGCATGATGGATAAGACAGGAGCAAGCTTTGGTCGGCCGTTGCACCCTCCGGTAAGGAGAGCGAGACAAATG is a window from the Aspergillus oryzae RIB40 DNA, chromosome 6 genome containing:
- a CDS encoding ankyrin repeat domain-containing protein (predicted protein); the protein is MALITSSPRVLRAGKETVHCKRAAIPDIFNSFFVIHWCLDVRGTASDRDRFNWTINLSYGIILILRVRHCERAIPRTSMNIQYLLCATALAIKAGDHPKVTEILDSGLQVATPGHFLLATQKKDYATLKLFLSHGWDINTDIDSLVPSALVYAFEDVELLDWFLDHGADPNKESRIRDCTPLSYAVMEAPFNIVKYLFENGGQLKRGQLLHYAAMRRKDDSYEVLQFIYNEDPDYNELQINKLLDEGTSHHLMNYRSGLGTPLHYAASSGSVDMDDDSDVRFREKQDVG
- a CDS encoding acylglycerol lipase (lysophospholipase) yields the protein MADIDITETQFKLPDGLSVYQKTWAPSSAAPVARLVHFHGFSDHINNTFDLFPSLARRGIFCTGIDQRGWGQSVKTKADRGNTGPTAAILADFAAFIEVQLEAKPSVPVFVMGHSMGGGLVATLASTPKYQGLVSRLGGIMLEAPFIGLDAEQEPSIITVVLGRLAGKLLPRFQITQPMKVETIVRDPAVQQLLKNDPLNPCVGTLEMFANMLDRAADLTSGKLKLNDGVRSVYVAHGTGDQVTSHDASKRWFDAQTGKVADRKFKSYEGWSHVLHADLPENRQEFADDIAEWILARV
- a CDS encoding uncharacterized protein (predicted protein); the encoded protein is MASPGSKGSCQVVCRVGPDFQRYPELGVTNHYQPDRTRYPIVNYPHAAVELTGVYKTFQAIANDTNAYEEGAAKVSRLLLGQKYPLLIHWENDIYGVRKTTTQDHYADDDILYAGKDKPPKIMIMLETVDKKYKKKHIGSGCKVVPWIYDNEGRSLGNLVDHHHSIRTHDLGDYEPPPLDIRHVRLEEKVTCFMDGKKLQIEYFNDTLERHDPATVFAHTDDKENQPFKHFVFTNI
- a CDS encoding uncharacterized protein (predicted protein) — protein: MFSFFRRGPPQTPEIPSDQAPSQQTTTQTSQSPPQPQNQRPESEPELKFINPQTKYKLLLGGLTIFAFSLWSTRRALNRRYLASVPPFYTSSLYHKPDVSGGAEAFEALNLATLNVLSLGMAGTGGILCALDINGVDDMRRFVRRGFYGDGGDVTKVDKELEDEVEAWVGSVLGEKFGVELKKEKERERNENKA